The genomic stretch CGGCTTCCTGCTGAAGACCGGCGACCCGCGCGAACTGATCACCGGGGTGCAGGCCGCCGCCGAGGGCGGCGCCTACCTCTCGCCGTCCGTGGCCCGGCGCGTCATCAGCCAGTTCGGCGGCGGCGCGGCGCTGGGGAAGGCGGCCGCGGCGCGGTCCCGTACCGAGCAGCTGACCGGACGGGAGCGGGAGGTGCTCGCCCTGGTCGGCGCCGGGCTGTCGAACGCGGAGATCGCCGCGCGGCTGTACCTCGTCGAGGGCACGGTCAAGGCGTACGTCAGCGCCATCCTGGCCCGGCTGGGCCTGAAGAACCGGGTGCAGGCGGCGATCCTCGCCTACGAGGCGGGGCTGGTCCAGGGCGCGTGAGCCGCGTCCGGCGGCGCTTTCCTTACTTTCGGCAGGGGCGCCGGACGGGCCCGGTCGGCGAGGCTGACGGCATGCTCACCCGACTCCGGCGCCCGGCGCCGCCCGCCGCCGATCGCCCCCGGTGGGCCGTCCTGCTGCTGGACGGCTGCCTCTGGGCGGCCCTGTCCGTACCGCTCACCGCGGCCTTCGACGGGGTGCCGAAGGACCGGATGTGGACCGCGGCGATCGGCATCCCGCTGCTGGCGGCGGCGGTGGCGGTACGCCGGAAGCGGCCGCTCGTGGCGCTGGGCGTCCCCGTCGCGCTGGCGCTCGCGACGAGCCGCAACCTGTTCACGTTCGAGTACGCCACCGCCCTCGCCGTCCTGGCGTACCTCGCCGGGGTACGGGTCGAACGGGCCCGCCCCTCCCTCTGGTTCTTCACCGGCATCGCCGCCGTCAGCCTGCCGCTGTGCGTGCTGCTCGTCCGCAACATGTGGCCGTGGTTCACCGCGGTGCTCACGCTGCTGTTCAACGTCGTCCTGCCGTGGCTGCTCGGCCGCTACCGCCGCCAGTACGCGGCCCTGGTCCGTACGGGCTGGCAGCTCGCCGAGCGGATGGAACACGAACAGCAGGCCGTCGCCGACCGCACCCGGCTGCGCGAACGGGCCCGGATCGCCGGGGACATGCACGACTCGCTCGGGCACGAGCTGGCCCTGCTCGCCCTGCGGGCCGGGGCCCTGGAGGTCGACCCGCGGCTGGCGCCGGACCAGCGGGCCGCGGTCGGTGAGCTGCGGGCGGCGGCCGGCGCGGCCACCGAACACCTGCGGGACATCATCGGCGTGCTGCGCACCGACGACCGGGCCGAGCCCTCCCGGCTGCCCGCCGACGACAGCGTCGAGGCCCTCGTCGAACGCGCCCGGGGCTCCGGCCTCGACGTCTCGCTGCGGCGCGCCGGGGAGCCGG from Streptomyces albofaciens JCM 4342 encodes the following:
- a CDS encoding response regulator: MTDLGGERPGGPVRVLLADDEAMIRAGVRAILGAAPGIEVVAEAADGRAAVELALRHRPDVCLLDIRMPRLDGLGAAAELRQVLPETAVVMLTTFSEDEYVAGALGTGASGFLLKTGDPRELITGVQAAAEGGAYLSPSVARRVISQFGGGAALGKAAAARSRTEQLTGREREVLALVGAGLSNAEIAARLYLVEGTVKAYVSAILARLGLKNRVQAAILAYEAGLVQGA
- a CDS encoding sensor histidine kinase, with the translated sequence MLTRLRRPAPPAADRPRWAVLLLDGCLWAALSVPLTAAFDGVPKDRMWTAAIGIPLLAAAVAVRRKRPLVALGVPVALALATSRNLFTFEYATALAVLAYLAGVRVERARPSLWFFTGIAAVSLPLCVLLVRNMWPWFTAVLTLLFNVVLPWLLGRYRRQYAALVRTGWQLAERMEHEQQAVADRTRLRERARIAGDMHDSLGHELALLALRAGALEVDPRLAPDQRAAVGELRAAAGAATEHLRDIIGVLRTDDRAEPSRLPADDSVEALVERARGSGLDVSLRRAGEPETGGTAMPVMGARAVYRVVQEGLTNAAKHAPGAPVEVRLTGDGRRLDVTVTNAPPPPGTAPSLVPVSGGNGLVGLDERVRLAGGELRAGPTPEGGFEVAARLPTTGRGPVRGPGDSSRWSVSQRELASARQQVRRRLVQTVAVPAALFTGLLLVMGVFALISPSWSVLDRGTYERLRVGDDRTAVESRLPFFSLDVPPDGTPAPPPGHVCRYYGYRAYVDDTAYALCFADGRLVSKGVVHRRDRPASK